Proteins encoded together in one Triticum dicoccoides isolate Atlit2015 ecotype Zavitan chromosome 7B, WEW_v2.0, whole genome shotgun sequence window:
- the LOC119341665 gene encoding protein G1-like2 yields the protein MQGAPVDSPGAAEAAARPSRYESQKRRDWHTFGQYLRNHRPPLELSRCSGAHVLEFLRYLDQFGKTKVHAPGCPFFGHPSPPAPCPCPLRQAWGSLDALVGRLRAAFEEHGGRPEANPFGARAVRLYLREVRDSQAKARGIAYEKKRRKRPPPSSSQKAAKAAPSPPPPAASHVAAPPPESAPEVLVARAVPAQGHYFIPHPQHYMHAHFLVPGGHDADAAVPNSSSGNSNGHSNGHSGGTGDEMAIAMAAAAEAHAAGCMLPLSVFN from the coding sequence ATGCAGGGAGCGCCGGTGGACAGCCcgggggcggcggaggcagcggcGCGGCCGAGCCGGTACGAGTCGCAGAAGCGCCGGGACTGGCACACTTTCGGGCAGTACCTTCGCAACCACCGCCCGCCGCTGGAGCTCTCGCGGTGCAGCGGCGCccacgtcctcgagttcctccgctACCTCGACCAGTTCGGCAAGACCAAGGTCCACGCTCCAGGCTGCCCCTTCTTCGGCCACCCTTCCCCGCCGGCGCCCTGCCCGTGCCCGCTCCGCCAGGCCTGGGGCAGCCTGGACGCGCTCGTCGGCCGCCTGCGCGCCGCCTTCGAGGAGCACGGCGGGCGGCCCGAGGCCAACCCGTTCGGCGCGCGCGCCGTCCGCCTCTACCTCCGCGAGGTGCGCGACTCCCAGGCCAAGGCACGCGGCATCGCCTACGAGAAGAAGCGCCGGAAgcgcccgccgccgtcgtcgtcccaGAAGGCGGCCAAGGCCGCGCCGTCCCCACCCCCACCCGCCGCCTCCCATGTAGCAGCGCCGCCCCCAGAGAGCGCGCCGGAGGTCCTCGTCGCGCGGGCCGTACCCGCGCAGGGGCACTACTTCATCCCGCACCCGCAGCACTACATGCACGCGCATTTCCTGGTGCCAGGCGGCCACGACGCAGACGCCGCCGTCCCGAACAGCTCCAGCGGCAACAGCAACGGCCACAGCAATGGCCACAGCGGCGGCACCGGCGACGAGATGGCCATAGCgatggcggcagcggcggaggcgcACGCGGCGGGGTGCATGCTGCCGCTCTCCGTGTTCAACTAG